From the genome of Arthrobacter alpinus, one region includes:
- a CDS encoding phytoene desaturase family protein, with protein MESDYVVIGSGINSLVAAAELARSGATVTLLEEKDRLGGFIDSGKLTVPGFIHDTFSSWHPLFMAGAAYAELGPELHRHGLRYLNTDDAGTPWVCGSVGSDTKGKTSVVLALRDPVETAQAFEHAADREAYAVMLQEFGAQAPVIFGFMGSEMDLPNAAKLGFKALRMGLTKVQALVRQGMMSGRNLTRSRFVGTEVDQLWAPWLLHAGLGPDQVSGAVMLPVMAASMHQFGLPIVKGGASGFIAAFESLLRENGVRIHTGAKADSILVRDGRAAAVKTASGTFEASHGILASVSVPQLYNELLDAAAVPPRSRDQAREYQPGRAAMQIHVALDAPVPWIDERLAQTPLIHLSTGSNSTAIACAQAEAGLLPANPTIVIGQQCVLDPSRAPAGKATLWLQLQELPFEPVGDAAGALDISDGWDEKLVTAFTQRVLGQIEQYAPGLGQLVLGIKAISPRELSQSNRNAVGGDPYGGSAELYQNLLWRPLPQLGKGRSPIKGLWHIGAATHPGPGLGGGSGHLAAQQLIRRSKKRRHQKSST; from the coding sequence ATGGAAAGCGATTACGTGGTGATTGGATCGGGAATCAATTCCCTCGTGGCAGCCGCCGAGTTGGCACGATCGGGGGCAACCGTAACCCTTTTGGAGGAAAAGGACAGGCTTGGCGGGTTTATCGATTCGGGCAAGCTGACGGTACCTGGGTTCATCCATGACACGTTTTCCTCCTGGCACCCGCTGTTCATGGCCGGTGCGGCCTACGCCGAACTCGGGCCAGAGCTGCACCGCCACGGTTTGCGCTATCTAAATACCGACGATGCGGGCACACCATGGGTGTGCGGCAGCGTGGGATCAGATACCAAGGGAAAAACCAGTGTGGTATTGGCCCTACGCGACCCTGTGGAAACTGCCCAAGCCTTTGAACACGCGGCAGACCGGGAAGCTTATGCGGTGATGCTCCAGGAATTTGGCGCGCAAGCACCTGTCATTTTTGGGTTCATGGGCAGCGAGATGGACCTGCCGAACGCGGCAAAACTTGGATTCAAGGCCCTCCGCATGGGATTAACCAAGGTTCAGGCGCTGGTGCGTCAGGGAATGATGAGCGGGCGGAACTTGACCCGCAGCCGCTTTGTTGGCACCGAGGTGGACCAGCTGTGGGCGCCTTGGCTCTTGCATGCCGGGCTGGGCCCCGACCAGGTCAGCGGCGCGGTGATGCTCCCGGTGATGGCGGCAAGCATGCACCAATTCGGTTTGCCCATTGTTAAGGGCGGGGCAAGCGGGTTCATCGCTGCCTTTGAATCTCTGCTGCGAGAAAATGGGGTGAGAATCCACACGGGCGCCAAGGCTGATTCGATCCTCGTCAGGGACGGCCGGGCGGCGGCGGTAAAAACGGCGTCCGGAACGTTTGAGGCCAGCCACGGTATTCTGGCCTCAGTGTCGGTGCCGCAGCTCTACAATGAATTGCTGGATGCGGCCGCAGTCCCGCCCCGGAGCAGAGACCAAGCCCGTGAATACCAGCCGGGCCGCGCCGCCATGCAAATCCACGTGGCGCTCGATGCGCCGGTCCCCTGGATTGATGAACGGCTCGCCCAAACACCGTTGATTCATCTTTCCACTGGCTCCAATTCGACGGCGATCGCCTGCGCCCAAGCTGAAGCGGGCCTGCTTCCGGCCAACCCCACCATTGTCATCGGCCAGCAATGCGTGTTGGATCCTTCGCGTGCACCGGCCGGCAAGGCAACACTGTGGCTGCAACTTCAGGAACTTCCCTTCGAACCCGTCGGGGATGCAGCTGGCGCATTGGATATCAGTGACGGCTGGGATGAAAAACTTGTCACCGCATTCACCCAACGGGTGCTGGGGCAGATCGAGCAGTACGCCCCGGGCCTGGGGCAGTTGGTGCTAGGAATCAAGGCGATCAGCCCCCGCGAATTGAGTCAATCGAACCGCAATGCAGTGGGAGGAGACCCGTACGGCGGCTCGGCTGAGCTGTACCAAAACCTGTTGTGGCGTCCGCTGCCGCAGCTGGGCAAAGGCCGTTCGCCAATAAAAGGGCTGTGGCATATTGGCGCAGCCACGCATCCAGGCCCCGGGCTCGGCGGCGGATCCGGACATTTAGCGGCCCAACAACTCATCCGCCGAAGCAAAAAACGGCGCCACCAAAAATCCAGCACGTGA